A window of the Radiobacillus deserti genome harbors these coding sequences:
- a CDS encoding FliA/WhiG family RNA polymerase sigma factor, with translation MSNSNAPQDEQLWQSWITDQDSDAANQLIQKYSYIVSYHVQRIGVHLPSSVSRDDIKSLGLVGLYDALTKFDPKRDLKFDTYASFRVRGAIIDGLRKEDWLPRSVREKTKQLERVSNQLEQQLQRKPSSEEIAKELGITEKEVEETIKDSLFANVLSMDDKPKDLRKEHREGIGYSVPDESTTTPEQNILQQESYTELEKGINKLNENEQLVISLFYKEELTFTEIGQVLGLTTSRISQIHRKSIVKLKQVLANIS, from the coding sequence ATGTCCAATTCCAATGCTCCTCAAGATGAGCAATTATGGCAGAGCTGGATAACGGATCAGGATAGTGATGCGGCTAATCAACTTATACAAAAATATAGCTATATTGTGAGCTATCACGTCCAACGGATTGGTGTCCATTTACCTAGTAGTGTAAGCAGGGATGATATTAAAAGTTTGGGATTAGTTGGCCTGTACGACGCACTCACAAAGTTTGACCCTAAACGAGATCTCAAATTTGATACGTATGCATCCTTTCGAGTACGTGGCGCCATAATTGATGGTCTTAGAAAAGAAGATTGGTTGCCGCGATCCGTTCGTGAAAAAACAAAGCAGCTAGAGCGCGTATCCAATCAATTGGAGCAACAATTACAACGAAAGCCAAGTTCTGAGGAAATTGCGAAGGAGCTTGGTATTACAGAAAAGGAAGTCGAAGAAACCATTAAAGACTCCTTATTTGCGAATGTATTATCGATGGATGATAAACCAAAGGATCTTCGTAAAGAACATAGAGAAGGAATTGGATATTCAGTACCAGATGAATCCACTACCACTCCAGAACAAAATATTCTACAACAAGAAAGTTACACCGAACTGGAGAAGGGAATCAACAAGTTAAATGAGAATGAGCAATTAGTAATTAGCTTATTCTATAAAGAGGAATTAACCTTTACGGAAATTGGACAAGTACTAGGATTAACTACTTCAAGGATTTCACAGATTCACCGCAAGTCTATTGTGAAATTGAAACAAGTGCTTGCTAATATATCTTAG
- the rpsB gene encoding 30S ribosomal protein S2 yields MAVISMKQLLEAGVHFGHQTRRWNPKMKKYIFTERNGIYIIDLQKTVKKVDEAYQYIKDVAADGGTILFVGTKKQAQESVKEEAIRSGMYFVNQRWLGGTLTNFQTIRKRINRLIEIERMEEDGTFDVLPKKEVVGLLKEKERLVKFLGGIKEMKKLPDALFIVDPRKERIAVAEAHKLNIPIVGIVDTNCDPDEIDYVIPANDDAIRAVKLLTGKMADAILEAKQGEVTEEAATEEVAKEVETAQE; encoded by the coding sequence ATGGCAGTTATTTCAATGAAGCAATTACTTGAAGCTGGTGTACATTTTGGTCACCAAACTCGTCGTTGGAACCCTAAGATGAAAAAATACATCTTTACGGAACGTAACGGCATTTATATCATCGACCTTCAAAAAACAGTGAAAAAGGTTGATGAAGCATACCAATACATTAAAGATGTTGCTGCAGATGGCGGTACTATTCTTTTTGTTGGTACAAAAAAACAAGCACAAGAATCTGTTAAAGAAGAAGCGATTCGTTCTGGTATGTACTTCGTTAACCAACGTTGGTTAGGTGGTACATTGACAAACTTCCAAACCATCCGTAAACGTATTAACCGTTTGATAGAAATTGAACGTATGGAAGAGGATGGAACATTTGATGTTCTTCCGAAAAAAGAAGTTGTAGGACTTCTTAAAGAAAAAGAACGTCTTGTTAAATTCTTAGGCGGAATTAAAGAAATGAAAAAGCTTCCTGATGCTTTATTCATTGTAGACCCACGTAAAGAACGTATTGCTGTTGCAGAAGCACATAAATTAAACATTCCTATCGTAGGTATCGTCGACACTAACTGTGATCCAGACGAAATTGATTATGTAATTCCAGCAAACGATGATGCAATACGTGCTGTAAAACTTCTAACAGGTAAAATGGCAGATGCGATTCTAGAAGCTAAGCAAGGTGAAGTGACAGAAGAAGCTGCCACTGAAGAGGTTGCTAAAGAAGTAGAAACAGCACAAGAGTAA
- the tsf gene encoding translation elongation factor Ts: protein MAITAQMVKELREKTGAGMMDCKKALQETEGDIEKAIDYLREKGIAKAAKKSDRIAAEGSAHIEVDGNYAVLMEVNCETDFVTKNDQFQNLLKELGAHLLSQKPASVEEALQQPLNGNGEVVETYINSAIAKIGEKISLRRFSIVEKGDNDAFGAYIHMGGNIGVLTLLEGTTDEGLAKDVAMHIAAVNPRYVSRDEVSEEEVNAEREVLKTQALNEGKPANIVEKMVEGRLGKFFEEICLLEQSFVKDPDQKVKKYVSDKGASVKGFVRYQVGEGMEKREDNFAEEVMSQVKR from the coding sequence ATGGCTATTACTGCACAAATGGTAAAAGAACTTCGTGAAAAAACTGGTGCTGGAATGATGGATTGTAAAAAAGCACTACAAGAAACAGAAGGTGACATCGAAAAAGCGATTGATTACCTACGTGAAAAAGGGATCGCAAAAGCTGCTAAAAAATCAGACCGTATTGCTGCAGAAGGTTCTGCACATATTGAAGTAGACGGAAATTATGCTGTTCTAATGGAAGTGAACTGTGAAACAGACTTCGTTACAAAAAATGATCAATTCCAAAACTTGCTTAAAGAACTAGGTGCACATTTACTTAGCCAAAAACCAGCTTCTGTTGAAGAAGCACTTCAACAGCCCTTAAATGGTAATGGTGAAGTGGTAGAAACATATATTAATTCTGCCATTGCAAAAATCGGAGAGAAAATTTCCCTACGTCGTTTCTCTATTGTTGAAAAAGGAGATAATGATGCATTTGGTGCGTACATCCACATGGGTGGAAACATTGGTGTTCTAACTCTTCTTGAAGGTACGACAGACGAAGGATTAGCGAAAGATGTTGCGATGCATATTGCAGCTGTGAACCCACGTTATGTATCTCGTGATGAAGTTTCTGAAGAAGAAGTAAATGCAGAACGTGAAGTATTAAAAACACAAGCACTAAATGAAGGAAAGCCGGCGAATATCGTTGAAAAAATGGTAGAAGGCCGTCTTGGTAAATTCTTCGAAGAAATTTGCTTGCTAGAACAAAGCTTTGTTAAAGACCCTGACCAAAAAGTAAAAAAATATGTTTCTGATAAAGGTGCTTCTGTAAAAGGATTTGTTCGCTATCAAGTAGGCGAAGGTATGGAAAAACGTGAGGATAACTTTGCCGAAGAAGTAATGAGCCAGGTTAAGAGATAA
- the pyrH gene encoding UMP kinase gives MTTARYRRIVLKLSGEALSGEQGYGIEPKVIQSIAAQVKEVAELGVEVAVVVGGGNIWRGKVGSEMGMDRANADYMGMLATIMNSLALQDSLENLGIPTRVQTSIEMRQVAEPYIRRKAIRHLEKKRVVIFAAGTGNPYFSTDTTAALRAAEIEAEVILMAKNNVDGVYTADPKLVKDAKKYDELSYLEILNEGLAVMDSTASSLCMDNNIPLLVFSITEEGNIKRAVLGDKIGTIIRGK, from the coding sequence ATGACAACAGCTCGCTACCGTAGGATTGTGTTAAAATTAAGTGGAGAGGCATTGAGTGGGGAACAAGGATACGGAATTGAACCGAAAGTCATTCAATCCATTGCTGCTCAAGTAAAAGAAGTGGCTGAACTAGGGGTAGAAGTGGCCGTTGTCGTAGGCGGCGGAAACATATGGCGTGGAAAAGTAGGAAGTGAAATGGGGATGGATCGTGCCAATGCAGATTATATGGGCATGCTTGCAACCATCATGAACTCATTAGCGCTTCAAGATAGTTTAGAGAACTTAGGCATACCAACTCGAGTGCAAACCTCTATTGAAATGCGACAAGTTGCAGAGCCTTATATTAGAAGAAAAGCAATCCGACATTTGGAAAAGAAAAGGGTTGTCATATTTGCAGCTGGAACAGGAAACCCATATTTCTCTACAGATACAACAGCAGCTTTACGTGCTGCAGAAATTGAAGCAGAAGTTATATTGATGGCTAAGAATAATGTGGATGGAGTGTACACAGCAGATCCAAAGCTTGTGAAGGACGCCAAAAAATATGATGAATTGTCCTATTTAGAAATTTTGAATGAAGGTTTAGCCGTTATGGACTCCACTGCTTCATCCTTATGTATGGATAACAATATTCCATTATTGGTGTTTTCCATAACAGAAGAAGGGAATATTAAACGAGCAGTGTTAGGTGATAAAATAGGAACGATTATAAGGGGGAAATAA
- the frr gene encoding ribosome recycling factor produces the protein MSDAVINETKQKMKQAVQAFSKQLATVRAGRANPSLLDSVYVDYYGASTPLNQLATISTPEARLLVITPFDKSSIAEIEKAIQKADLGLSPSSDGNIIRINIPPLTEERRKELVKVVGKYAEEAKVQIRNIRRDSNDSLKKAEKNGDLTEDDLRGYQDDVQKETDHHIDEIDELVKQKEKEIMEV, from the coding sequence ATGTCAGATGCAGTGATTAATGAAACAAAACAAAAGATGAAACAGGCTGTGCAAGCATTTTCTAAGCAACTAGCAACTGTAAGAGCTGGTCGAGCTAATCCTTCTTTATTAGATAGTGTTTATGTAGATTATTATGGTGCTTCCACTCCTTTGAATCAATTGGCTACAATATCTACTCCAGAAGCTAGGTTGTTAGTCATTACACCATTTGATAAGTCTTCCATTGCGGAGATTGAAAAAGCAATTCAAAAAGCAGATTTAGGTCTTTCTCCTTCTAGTGATGGGAATATTATTCGTATTAATATTCCGCCACTAACAGAAGAACGTAGAAAAGAACTAGTGAAAGTAGTCGGCAAATATGCAGAAGAAGCGAAAGTGCAAATCCGTAATATCCGCCGTGATTCCAATGATTCTTTAAAAAAGGCGGAGAAAAACGGAGACTTAACAGAGGATGACCTAAGAGGTTACCAAGATGATGTTCAGAAGGAAACCGATCATCACATTGATGAAATTGATGAACTGGTGAAGCAAAAAGAAAAAGAAATCATGGAAGTGTAA
- a CDS encoding isoprenyl transferase — protein sequence MQIKLPFVKKTKRATEQREDSLEPNLHTIPQHVAIIMDGNGRWAKERGLPRIAGHKEGMSTVRKIVAASSKHGIKILTLYAFSTENWSRPKTEVEFIMKLPMEFLNTYLPELVEENVQVRTIGDFEGLPTHTKKAVQEAKDRTKDNNGLILNIALNYGSRHEILRAIHSIVQGVQDSELALEDINEDLYSSYLYTDGLPDPDLLIRTSGEQRLSNFLLWQSAYTEFWFTEKYWPDFDEELLKQALQDFQNRKRRYGGI from the coding sequence ATGCAAATTAAGCTTCCATTTGTAAAAAAAACAAAGAGAGCCACTGAACAACGAGAAGATAGTTTAGAACCGAATCTTCATACAATTCCGCAGCATGTCGCCATCATTATGGATGGGAATGGTAGATGGGCAAAAGAGAGAGGGTTACCTCGAATTGCTGGTCATAAAGAAGGAATGTCTACGGTACGGAAGATTGTTGCGGCTTCTTCCAAACATGGGATAAAAATTTTAACGCTGTATGCATTCTCAACAGAGAATTGGAGTCGTCCAAAGACCGAAGTAGAGTTTATTATGAAGCTTCCAATGGAATTTTTAAATACATATTTACCAGAATTAGTGGAAGAAAACGTTCAAGTTCGTACAATTGGAGATTTTGAAGGTTTACCGACACATACCAAAAAAGCTGTCCAAGAAGCAAAAGATCGGACAAAGGATAATAATGGTCTAATCCTAAATATTGCTTTAAACTATGGGAGTCGCCATGAAATTTTGCGAGCCATACACTCTATCGTACAAGGTGTTCAAGATTCAGAACTTGCGCTTGAAGATATTAATGAGGATTTATATAGTTCTTACCTTTATACAGATGGCTTGCCTGATCCGGACTTATTAATTCGAACTAGTGGTGAACAGAGATTAAGTAACTTCTTGTTATGGCAGTCCGCATACACAGAATTCTGGTTTACAGAGAAATATTGGCCGGATTTCGATGAAGAATTACTAAAACAAGCCCTCCAAGACTTTCAAAATAGAAAGAGAAGATATGGAGGAATATAA
- the dxr gene encoding 1-deoxy-D-xylulose-5-phosphate reductoisomerase — MKKIAILGATGSVGLQTFDVVRAHPELFQVYTMAFGRNVDVAIPLIKEFSPKRVVVQDLETKQALLQEGTSAEVVVGSTGMVEVSADAEVDVVVNAVLGSVGLEATLAAIRAEKQIAFANKETLVTAGHLVMEEAKHHDVSLLPVDSEHSAIFQALNGERKSDVHKLILTGSGGSFRDLTREQLTNVTVEDALKHPNWSMGAKITIDSATMMNKGLEVIEAHWLFDTPYEDIDVILHKESVIHSMVEFKDNSVIAQLGTPDMRGPIQYALTYPSRQRLPSPKSLDLIEMGKLHFQEMSFERFPCLKMAYEAGKVGGTMTTVLNAANEVAVALFLQNKISFLDIERLIEKALQRHQVIHHPDLETILAVDVETRAQIRENV; from the coding sequence ATGAAGAAGATTGCTATCCTCGGTGCAACTGGATCGGTTGGCTTACAAACGTTTGACGTTGTCCGAGCTCACCCAGAATTATTTCAAGTATATACAATGGCATTTGGGCGGAATGTGGATGTCGCCATTCCATTGATTAAAGAGTTCTCTCCTAAACGAGTAGTAGTACAGGACCTTGAAACGAAACAAGCTCTTTTGCAAGAAGGAACGAGTGCAGAAGTGGTTGTTGGTAGTACTGGTATGGTGGAAGTAAGTGCGGATGCAGAAGTAGACGTGGTCGTGAATGCCGTTTTAGGAAGTGTTGGATTAGAAGCCACGCTAGCTGCCATTCGTGCGGAAAAGCAAATTGCATTTGCTAATAAGGAAACCTTAGTAACTGCAGGTCATCTCGTAATGGAAGAGGCAAAACATCATGATGTTTCGTTACTACCAGTCGATAGCGAACATTCTGCTATATTTCAGGCTTTAAATGGGGAAAGGAAAAGCGATGTTCATAAGCTTATTCTAACCGGATCGGGAGGAAGCTTCCGGGATTTAACGAGAGAGCAGCTTACAAACGTAACGGTTGAAGATGCGCTCAAGCATCCAAATTGGAGTATGGGAGCAAAGATAACAATTGACTCTGCTACTATGATGAATAAAGGGTTAGAGGTCATTGAAGCCCATTGGTTATTTGATACGCCTTACGAGGATATTGATGTAATTCTCCATAAAGAGAGTGTCATTCATTCAATGGTAGAATTTAAGGATAACAGTGTTATTGCTCAGCTTGGTACACCAGATATGAGGGGTCCCATTCAATATGCCCTAACGTACCCTTCTAGACAACGGCTACCTAGTCCAAAATCTTTAGATTTAATCGAAATGGGCAAGCTACATTTTCAGGAAATGAGCTTTGAACGGTTTCCGTGCTTAAAGATGGCATATGAAGCTGGAAAAGTTGGAGGAACGATGACAACTGTATTAAATGCAGCGAATGAAGTTGCCGTTGCGTTGTTCTTGCAGAACAAAATATCATTTCTAGATATTGAACGATTGATTGAAAAAGCTTTACAACGTCATCAAGTTATTCATCATCCAGATCTGGAGACGATTTTGGCGGTTGACGTTGAAACGAGAGCGCAAATTAGAGAAAATGTATAG
- the rseP gene encoding RIP metalloprotease RseP, with product MNTIIAFILMFGLLVFVHEFGHYYFAKRAGMLVREFAIGFGPKVFSFVKNETLYTIRLIPAGGYVRVAGEDPEIIDLKPGQHVGLEFNADGKVNKIIINNKSKHPQARVVEVDKADLDHRLIIEGFDIDEEERLVFEVDEKAFYIMDEQETQIAPYNRQFASKTKGQRFMQLFAGPLMNFLLSIVIFFILGFAQGIPTEEAIIGNVQQDSPAEEAGFQPGDEVLQIDGNAIGSWEEFQSIVQASPEEELTMTVNRNGEQVDVEVVPAAVKGQDKEIGQIGIQVALERSVLKSIPYSVEQTYEWSKLILTNVTKLITGQFSIEALSGPVGIYDTTDKVIQTGFMNFLMWTAALSVNLGIINLLPLPALDGGRLLFIGIEAVRGKPMDPQKEGIVHFIGFALLILLMLVVTWNDIQRIFFQG from the coding sequence TTGAATACCATCATCGCATTTATTTTAATGTTTGGCTTGCTTGTGTTTGTACACGAGTTTGGGCACTATTATTTTGCAAAACGAGCTGGCATGCTTGTGAGAGAATTTGCCATTGGTTTTGGACCAAAAGTTTTCTCGTTTGTAAAAAATGAAACATTATATACGATACGTTTAATACCTGCTGGAGGTTATGTACGTGTAGCAGGAGAAGACCCTGAAATCATTGACCTCAAACCTGGGCAGCATGTTGGGTTAGAATTTAATGCAGATGGAAAAGTCAACAAAATAATTATTAATAACAAATCGAAGCACCCACAAGCACGAGTTGTCGAAGTAGATAAGGCGGACTTAGATCACCGTTTAATAATAGAGGGATTTGACATCGATGAAGAGGAACGTCTGGTTTTTGAAGTTGATGAAAAAGCATTCTATATTATGGACGAGCAAGAAACACAAATCGCTCCTTACAATCGTCAATTTGCATCTAAGACGAAAGGTCAGCGCTTTATGCAGTTATTTGCTGGTCCATTGATGAACTTTCTTTTATCGATTGTCATCTTTTTTATTCTTGGCTTTGCACAGGGGATTCCGACAGAAGAAGCAATCATCGGAAATGTTCAACAGGACAGCCCTGCAGAAGAAGCTGGTTTTCAGCCTGGGGATGAAGTACTCCAAATCGATGGGAATGCAATTGGGTCCTGGGAAGAATTCCAATCCATTGTTCAGGCTAGCCCTGAGGAAGAGCTAACCATGACCGTTAATCGAAATGGAGAACAAGTGGATGTAGAGGTCGTTCCAGCAGCTGTTAAAGGACAGGACAAAGAAATTGGACAAATTGGGATCCAAGTGGCTTTGGAAAGATCTGTTTTAAAATCCATCCCATACAGTGTAGAACAGACCTATGAATGGTCTAAACTTATCCTAACAAACGTTACGAAATTAATAACTGGACAGTTTTCCATTGAAGCATTATCAGGTCCGGTAGGCATATATGATACAACAGATAAAGTGATACAAACTGGGTTCATGAACTTCTTAATGTGGACTGCAGCATTAAGTGTCAACCTAGGAATTATTAACTTACTTCCACTACCAGCTCTTGATGGAGGAAGACTTTTATTTATCGGGATAGAAGCGGTAAGAGGAAAACCAATGGACCCTCAAAAAGAAGGAATCGTCCACTTTATCGGATTTGCGCTTTTAATCTTACTTATGCTAGTTGTTACATGGAATGATATACAACGAATCTTTTTTCAAGGCTAA
- a CDS encoding proline--tRNA ligase yields the protein MRQSQSLIPTLKEVPADADIKSHQLLLRAGFIRQTASGIYSFLPLGKRVLKKVEDIVREEMDRIGANEMLMPAMQPAELWKETGRWNNFGPELMRMHDRHEREFALGATHEEVVTSIIRDEVKSYKRLPLSLYQIQTKFRDEKRPRFGLLRGREFVMKDAYSFHDSFDSLDETYKHMYEAYKRIFSRCGLNFRAVIADSGSMGGKDTHEFMVLSEVGEDIIAYSDQSEYAANIEMAPVVTTYSVPEVAQKDMELVETPGKKTMQEVADYLGHGLDQGLKAIMFKVDDQLVLVVTRGDHEVNDIKLKNLYNASIVELASEEETRQLLGAGFGSLGPVGVDNKVDVIADTAVEFVRNVSCGGNKDGYHYINVNPGRDFQVKEYADLRFIQEGDPSPDGKGTIQFAKGIEVGHVFKLGTLYAERMNATFLNDQGKANPMVMGCYGIGVSRTVAAIVEQFHDDNGMVWPTAVAPYQVHLLVLNSKNEEQASLGDQLYEELIQAGVEVLYDDRKERAGVKFADSDLIGIPNRITVGKRAADGIVEFKQRSDDEKEELTIEQLRDKFTSFIGK from the coding sequence TTGAGACAATCACAAAGCTTAATACCAACATTAAAAGAAGTACCAGCGGATGCCGATATAAAAAGCCATCAACTGCTTTTAAGAGCAGGGTTTATTAGACAAACAGCTTCGGGTATATACAGTTTCTTACCTTTGGGAAAGCGAGTGTTAAAGAAGGTAGAAGACATTGTTAGAGAAGAAATGGATCGTATTGGGGCAAATGAGATGCTCATGCCGGCTATGCAACCTGCGGAGCTTTGGAAAGAAACGGGGCGTTGGAACAATTTCGGTCCAGAGCTTATGCGGATGCATGATCGCCATGAGCGTGAATTTGCACTAGGTGCGACACATGAGGAAGTCGTTACAAGTATTATTCGTGATGAAGTTAAAAGCTATAAACGCTTACCTTTATCTTTGTACCAAATCCAAACCAAATTCCGTGATGAAAAAAGACCGAGATTTGGCTTGCTTCGCGGACGCGAATTTGTCATGAAGGATGCTTATTCCTTCCATGATTCATTTGACAGCTTAGATGAAACCTACAAACACATGTATGAAGCATACAAACGAATTTTTTCTAGATGTGGTTTAAATTTCCGTGCAGTAATCGCGGATTCAGGATCAATGGGTGGAAAGGATACACATGAGTTTATGGTACTCTCCGAGGTTGGAGAAGATATCATAGCATACTCCGATCAATCTGAGTATGCTGCTAACATTGAAATGGCACCAGTCGTTACAACGTACTCCGTTCCGGAAGTAGCTCAAAAAGACATGGAACTTGTTGAAACACCTGGTAAGAAAACAATGCAAGAAGTGGCAGATTATCTAGGCCATGGACTTGATCAAGGCTTAAAGGCAATTATGTTTAAAGTAGATGATCAACTTGTATTAGTCGTTACTCGTGGTGATCATGAAGTGAATGATATCAAGCTTAAAAATCTTTATAATGCGAGTATTGTGGAATTAGCATCCGAGGAAGAAACTCGTCAACTACTAGGGGCAGGTTTTGGTTCCCTTGGACCAGTAGGTGTTGACAATAAAGTGGATGTCATCGCAGATACAGCGGTAGAGTTCGTCCGTAACGTTTCTTGTGGTGGTAACAAAGATGGGTATCACTACATAAATGTAAACCCTGGTAGAGATTTTCAAGTGAAGGAATATGCAGATCTTCGATTTATTCAAGAAGGTGATCCATCTCCAGATGGAAAAGGCACGATTCAATTTGCAAAAGGAATTGAAGTAGGTCATGTATTTAAGCTCGGTACTTTGTATGCTGAACGGATGAATGCAACCTTCTTAAATGATCAAGGAAAAGCGAATCCGATGGTTATGGGTTGCTATGGAATTGGGGTTTCAAGAACTGTTGCGGCGATTGTTGAACAGTTCCATGATGATAATGGAATGGTGTGGCCGACGGCAGTAGCTCCGTATCAAGTTCATCTTCTCGTTCTTAATAGTAAGAATGAGGAACAAGCTAGTCTAGGAGATCAACTCTATGAAGAACTCATCCAAGCAGGAGTGGAAGTATTATATGACGATCGGAAAGAGCGTGCAGGAGTGAAATTTGCAGATAGTGATTTGATTGGTATTCCTAATCGTATCACAGTGGGGAAACGAGCGGCAGATGGAATTGTAGAATTTAAGCAACGTTCTGATGACGAAAAAGAAGAGCTTACTATTGAACAACTACGCGACAAGTTCACTTCTTTTATTGGAAAATAA